In one Saccharibacillus brassicae genomic region, the following are encoded:
- a CDS encoding BlaI/MecI/CopY family transcriptional regulator: MEQAIPNISDAEWEIMKILWAGSPRTANEIIEALEGSRSWNPKTVRTLIKRLTGKNAIGYTQEGRIYAYYPKVQEEECVRSETNSFLKRVYGGTMRPMLAHFLRDEKLTKEDIDELRKILDERKD; this comes from the coding sequence ATGGAACAGGCTATCCCCAACATTTCGGACGCGGAATGGGAGATCATGAAAATTTTGTGGGCCGGGTCGCCGCGAACGGCAAACGAGATCATCGAAGCGCTGGAAGGCAGCCGCAGCTGGAATCCCAAAACGGTCCGCACCCTGATCAAGCGCCTGACCGGGAAGAACGCGATCGGCTACACGCAGGAAGGGCGCATCTACGCCTACTATCCGAAAGTGCAGGAAGAAGAATGCGTGCGCTCGGAGACGAATTCGTTTCTCAAGCGCGTGTACGGCGGCACGATGCGGCCGATGCTGGCGCATTTTCTGCGCGACGAGAAGCTGACGAAGGAAGACATCGACGAGCTGCGCAAAATACTGGACGAGCGAAAGGACTGA
- the cysI gene encoding assimilatory sulfite reductase (NADPH) hemoprotein subunit, with product MTQHTEWKKFPPHDRPHSDVEDIKRNSAYLRGSLVETLKDPLTGSIPEDDNRLMKHHGSYMQDDRDLRNERSRSKLEPAYQFMLRVRASGGVVTPEQWLMMDRISHKYGNETIRLTTRQSFQLHGVLKWNLKNTIREVNEALLSTLAACGDVNRNVMCNPNPYQSEIHSEVYEWADKVSRHLDPHTRAYHEIWLDEEKIVDSRDAEAEQEPIYGPVYLPRKFKIGIAVPPSNDVDVFSQDLGLIAIIENGKLAGFNVTVGGGMGMSHGDVKTYPQLGKLIGFITPEQSIDLAEKVVTIQRDYGDRAVRKHARFKYTIDDRGLDWFVNELHSRLGWELEPARQFGFDHNGDRYGWIKGSNGKWHFTLFVQNGRIADFEGYPLMTGLREIAKEHDGDFRLTANQNLIIGSVSPQKKRKIDRLISQYNLTDGAHYSALRRSSMACVSLPTCGLAMAESERYLPGLIDKLEVMLEQEGLRDKEIVIRMTGCPNGCARPMLAELAFIGKGPGKYNMYLGGAHDGARLNKLYKENIGEEEILASLQPIIGRYAKERLDGEHFGDFTVRAGYVEAVHDGRQFHAQNA from the coding sequence ATGACGCAGCACACCGAGTGGAAAAAGTTTCCGCCGCACGACAGACCGCATAGCGACGTGGAGGACATCAAGCGTAACAGCGCCTATTTGCGCGGAAGCCTCGTAGAGACGCTGAAAGACCCGCTGACCGGCTCGATCCCGGAAGACGACAACCGGCTGATGAAGCATCACGGCAGCTATATGCAGGACGATCGCGATCTTCGCAACGAGCGCAGCCGCTCGAAGCTCGAACCGGCGTACCAGTTCATGCTGCGCGTACGCGCTTCCGGCGGCGTGGTCACGCCCGAACAATGGCTGATGATGGACCGCATCTCGCACAAATACGGCAACGAGACGATCCGGCTGACGACGCGCCAGTCGTTCCAGCTGCACGGCGTGCTCAAATGGAATCTCAAGAATACGATCCGCGAAGTCAACGAAGCGCTGCTCAGCACGCTTGCGGCCTGCGGCGACGTGAACCGGAACGTAATGTGCAACCCGAATCCGTACCAGTCCGAGATTCATTCGGAAGTGTACGAGTGGGCCGACAAAGTCAGCCGGCATCTCGATCCGCATACCCGTGCCTATCACGAGATCTGGCTTGACGAAGAGAAGATCGTGGACAGCCGCGACGCCGAAGCCGAACAGGAACCGATCTACGGTCCGGTCTATCTGCCGCGCAAATTCAAGATCGGCATCGCCGTGCCGCCCTCCAACGACGTCGACGTGTTCTCGCAGGATCTGGGCCTGATCGCCATTATCGAAAACGGAAAGCTGGCCGGCTTCAACGTGACGGTCGGCGGCGGCATGGGCATGTCGCACGGCGACGTGAAGACGTATCCGCAGCTCGGCAAGCTGATCGGCTTCATTACGCCGGAGCAGTCGATCGACCTGGCGGAAAAAGTCGTGACGATTCAGCGCGATTACGGCGACCGGGCGGTGCGCAAGCATGCCCGCTTCAAATACACGATCGACGACCGCGGACTGGACTGGTTCGTGAACGAACTGCACAGCCGTCTCGGCTGGGAATTGGAGCCGGCACGTCAATTCGGCTTCGACCATAACGGAGACCGTTACGGCTGGATCAAAGGCAGCAACGGCAAATGGCATTTCACGCTGTTTGTCCAAAACGGGCGGATCGCCGATTTCGAAGGGTATCCGCTGATGACCGGTCTGCGCGAAATCGCCAAGGAACACGACGGCGATTTCCGGTTGACGGCGAATCAGAACCTGATCATCGGCAGCGTCAGCCCGCAGAAGAAGCGCAAGATCGATCGCCTGATCAGCCAGTACAACCTGACGGACGGCGCGCATTATTCGGCGCTGCGCCGCAGCTCGATGGCGTGCGTGTCGCTGCCGACGTGCGGCTTGGCGATGGCGGAATCGGAACGTTACCTGCCGGGCCTGATCGACAAGCTGGAAGTCATGCTGGAGCAGGAAGGGCTGCGCGACAAGGAAATCGTCATCCGCATGACCGGCTGTCCGAACGGCTGCGCCCGCCCGATGCTGGCGGAGCTCGCTTTTATCGGCAAGGGACCGGGCAAATACAATATGTATCTGGGCGGCGCGCACGACGGCGCACGGCTCAACAAGCTGTACAAGGAAAATATCGGCGAAGAAGAGATTCTCGCTTCGCTGCAGCCGATCATCGGACGCTACGCGAAAGAACGGCTGGACGGCGAGCACTTCGGCGATTTCACTGTTCGCGCCGGCTACGTGGAAGCGGTGCATGACGGACGCCAGTTCCATGCGCAGAACGCTTGA
- a CDS encoding TetR/AcrR family transcriptional regulator: MFSVHEQMNARTRSAIRETFIALVREHGFDQVKIRQIGEGASINRGTFYLHYLDKYDLMERIQDELLEGFRQKLIVPIDFEETYRHHLQRLPYAPFTEIFAYFVQHANLFELLGSKNGEAGFPLKLKKAVTLSFEKKLGNSRILERHPDVPSDYFNAYAASLLLGTVEAWLERARPETPEQLALIYNELMMIQRLIR; the protein is encoded by the coding sequence ATGTTTTCGGTTCATGAACAAATGAATGCGCGTACCCGATCGGCGATTCGCGAAACGTTTATTGCCTTGGTTCGAGAACACGGATTCGATCAAGTCAAAATCCGGCAAATCGGAGAAGGCGCAAGCATTAACCGGGGAACCTTTTATCTGCATTATCTGGACAAATACGATCTGATGGAACGTATTCAGGATGAACTGCTTGAAGGCTTTCGACAAAAACTGATCGTTCCGATCGACTTCGAAGAAACTTACCGCCATCACCTCCAGCGGCTTCCGTATGCGCCTTTTACCGAAATTTTCGCGTATTTCGTACAGCACGCCAACTTGTTCGAACTGCTGGGCAGCAAAAACGGCGAAGCGGGATTTCCGCTCAAATTAAAAAAGGCCGTTACCCTCAGCTTTGAAAAAAAGCTGGGCAACAGCCGTATCCTTGAACGACATCCCGATGTTCCTTCCGATTATTTCAACGCCTACGCCGCTTCCCTGCTCCTCGGAACCGTCGAAGCCTGGCTGGAACGTGCAAGACCGGAGACTCCCGAACAGCTTGCGCTCATCTATAATGAATTGATGATGATTCAGCGCCTGATCCGGTAA
- a CDS encoding M56 family metallopeptidase — protein MLNALGELFRQVLLLSAAASVTALLILLVRIPLKNRLHPRWIYLLWSLLLLRLLLPWTPESPISVYNWLPGLAQAGPDRYAASSSPETASTAADNPDYIPGEAESDVSADSAALADGGSPAARSAGEPADGGSESGAAGSSGGPAASAQPGGAGEPGAAADGSVPGGEAGGAGSAGPEAAPGSGEAPSRPAAAPGEVAAPPATAGPAAASAADDRGGLGRALLQGFALLWLLGAAAALAFGLSAHARFAARLRQDSAAPPPEAERLLQTCRREMRLRRPVRLEVTGQVGVPTLLGAVRPRLLLPPQVLTELDESQLRHVMLHELAHAKRLDVPVNLLAALLTALHLFNPLLAYAFRRMREDQEVACDALAMKRLEPDERLAYGRTIVRLLDSMAVSAPLPGAVGLSGGKTEIKRRLILIATPRTQTYRSAIVGAAVMLLLGGCTLTGAKWTEPSAPTAAAGDSALPGAQLPGTDANSAVVPLNDPAETLLIEENSIRVTSRETSEGGQARLIHVGLINGDQARGRSYLWDSSNDPGHPPRADWADVNDDGIKEIVLILDVGSITGQELEHIHVLDPYTLEELDVADYRDFRNNRFTIRPVLDYGGRLYVEAGLNGRYLTRAYDNDETQEDSDLHYPGVAKYEIVRDRIVAHAYGKLSDTKFPVRLTVTYGPDLKPADTVMYPTGDVAPPFTQQEIRERIDGRLDTAQRDMIEQGGLYVFEEADAADSAALTLNYAVNPDTGTIFDAAKGGPIGTLAVIDDSPPPDLYDGALPDLSDLYDEAYETKIKRLLQPILTASRLKKDGEDWVAGYAGDGTVLVNVLLGGDKLTIKADLFTGMWEKVHTE, from the coding sequence GTGCTGAACGCACTGGGAGAACTGTTCCGACAGGTACTGCTGCTGTCGGCGGCCGCAAGCGTCACGGCGCTGCTGATCCTGCTTGTGCGGATACCGCTCAAGAACCGGCTGCATCCGCGCTGGATCTATCTGCTCTGGAGCCTGCTGCTGCTCCGGCTGCTGCTGCCCTGGACGCCGGAAAGCCCGATCAGCGTCTATAACTGGCTGCCGGGGCTGGCGCAGGCCGGCCCGGACCGCTATGCGGCGTCATCGTCGCCGGAGACGGCGTCGACAGCGGCGGACAACCCGGATTATATCCCGGGAGAAGCGGAGTCCGACGTCTCTGCGGACTCCGCCGCGCTGGCGGACGGGGGAAGCCCGGCTGCGCGGTCCGCCGGCGAACCGGCGGATGGCGGCAGCGAAAGCGGCGCAGCGGGAAGTTCAGGCGGCCCCGCTGCCTCGGCACAGCCAGGCGGCGCCGGCGAACCGGGAGCCGCCGCGGACGGCTCGGTCCCGGGCGGCGAAGCCGGCGGTGCCGGCAGCGCGGGACCGGAAGCTGCGCCCGGCAGCGGCGAAGCGCCGTCGCGCCCGGCGGCTGCGCCCGGCGAAGTCGCCGCGCCGCCGGCGACCGCAGGCCCCGCCGCAGCTTCGGCGGCGGACGACCGCGGCGGCCTGGGCCGCGCGCTGCTGCAGGGCTTCGCCCTGCTGTGGCTGCTCGGCGCAGCCGCGGCGCTTGCCTTCGGCCTAAGCGCCCACGCGCGCTTCGCCGCGCGGCTGCGGCAGGATTCCGCCGCCCCGCCGCCGGAGGCGGAGCGCCTGCTGCAGACCTGCCGGCGCGAGATGCGGCTGCGCCGTCCGGTGCGGCTTGAAGTCACCGGGCAGGTCGGCGTGCCGACGCTGCTCGGCGCCGTGCGTCCGCGGCTGCTTCTGCCGCCCCAAGTGCTGACGGAGCTGGACGAGTCCCAGCTCCGCCACGTCATGCTGCATGAATTGGCGCATGCCAAAAGACTGGACGTGCCCGTGAACCTGCTGGCCGCGCTGCTGACGGCGCTGCATCTGTTCAATCCGCTGCTGGCGTACGCGTTTCGCCGAATGCGCGAAGATCAGGAAGTCGCCTGCGACGCGCTGGCGATGAAGAGACTTGAGCCGGACGAACGCCTCGCGTACGGACGCACGATTGTACGGCTGCTCGACTCGATGGCAGTTTCGGCGCCCCTGCCGGGTGCCGTCGGGCTGTCGGGCGGCAAGACCGAAATCAAAAGGAGGTTGATTCTGATCGCTACGCCGCGTACCCAAACTTATCGCAGCGCGATCGTCGGCGCCGCCGTCATGCTGCTGCTGGGCGGCTGCACGTTGACAGGCGCGAAGTGGACCGAGCCGTCGGCGCCGACCGCCGCGGCCGGCGACTCTGCGCTGCCTGGCGCACAGCTCCCCGGTACGGACGCCAATTCGGCCGTCGTTCCTCTCAATGATCCCGCCGAGACGCTGCTGATCGAAGAGAACAGTATTCGCGTCACGTCGCGCGAGACGTCGGAAGGCGGACAGGCGCGCCTGATCCATGTAGGCTTGATCAACGGCGATCAAGCTCGGGGACGTTCCTATCTCTGGGATTCGTCCAACGATCCCGGTCATCCGCCGCGCGCCGATTGGGCCGACGTGAACGACGACGGCATCAAGGAAATCGTGCTTATTCTGGATGTCGGTTCGATTACCGGACAGGAGCTGGAACATATCCATGTGCTGGACCCGTATACGCTGGAAGAACTCGACGTAGCGGATTATCGGGATTTTCGGAACAACAGGTTCACGATCCGTCCCGTACTCGACTACGGAGGCCGTCTCTACGTGGAGGCCGGTCTGAACGGACGTTACCTGACCCGCGCGTACGACAACGATGAAACGCAAGAGGATTCGGATCTGCATTATCCCGGCGTCGCCAAGTACGAAATCGTACGCGACCGGATCGTGGCCCATGCCTACGGCAAATTGTCGGATACGAAATTCCCTGTCCGATTGACGGTCACGTACGGTCCCGACCTGAAGCCGGCCGATACCGTCATGTATCCGACAGGCGACGTGGCTCCTCCTTTTACACAGCAAGAAATCCGGGAACGGATAGACGGGCGGCTGGATACAGCGCAGAGGGACATGATCGAGCAGGGCGGTCTGTACGTCTTCGAGGAAGCCGATGCTGCGGACTCTGCCGCGCTGACGTTGAATTACGCGGTCAATCCGGATACCGGCACGATTTTCGACGCCGCCAAGGGAGGACCGATCGGTACGCTTGCCGTAATCGACGACTCGCCGCCGCCGGATCTGTACGACGGTGCGCTGCCGGACCTTTCCGATCTGTACGACGAAGCTTACGAGACAAAGATCAAGCGGCTGCTGCAGCCGATTCTGACCGCTTCCAGGCTAAAAA
- the treC gene encoding alpha,alpha-phosphotrehalase: MTAGQLGSKSEWWRRSVVYQVYPRSFNDTTGSGLGDIRGLTEKLDYLHDLGVDIVWLQPVYISPQNDNGYDVADYRSIDPMYGTMEDFEELTAELKARDMHLMLDIVVNHSSTEHEWFKESRKSTDNPYRDYYIWRDPAPGGGVPNNWQSKFGGSAWQYDEATGQYYLALFDKTQADLNWENPQVRQEAADLMRFWADKGVDGFRMDVINLISKDQSFPDDDGSIMTGDGRRYYTDGPRVHEYIKELYERVYGPYDLITVGEMSSTTLQHCIRYSNPAEREFSMTFNFHHLKVDYPQGKKWELMPYDFEALKGLLSSWQVGMQEGGGWNALFWNNHDQPRALSRFADDGRCRAASAKMLATTLHGLQGTPYVFQGEEIGMPNPNWNDISEFRDVESKNMYRIMIEMGKSPEEAFDIIAKRSRDNARTPMQWNYGPQAGFTDGTPWIKVDERYPEINVKMQREDPNSVFSHYKRLIALRKTEDVLTDGRYERLDEGHPQVFAYARTNGSDTLIVASNFSGEAAEFALPEAYLGLADAQAELLVGNMADEPAWGRILKLESYASFMWIIRG, encoded by the coding sequence ATGACAGCAGGGCAGCTTGGCAGCAAATCGGAATGGTGGCGCAGATCGGTCGTGTATCAGGTGTATCCGCGCAGTTTCAACGATACGACGGGCAGCGGGCTCGGCGATATCCGGGGATTGACGGAGAAACTCGACTATCTGCACGATCTCGGCGTCGATATCGTCTGGCTTCAGCCGGTCTATATCTCGCCGCAGAACGATAACGGCTACGACGTGGCCGATTACCGCTCGATCGACCCGATGTACGGCACGATGGAAGATTTCGAGGAATTGACAGCCGAATTGAAAGCGCGGGATATGCACCTGATGCTGGACATCGTCGTCAACCATTCTTCGACGGAGCATGAATGGTTCAAGGAGTCGCGCAAATCGACGGACAATCCGTATCGCGACTACTACATCTGGCGCGATCCGGCACCGGGCGGCGGCGTGCCGAACAACTGGCAGTCCAAGTTCGGCGGCTCGGCCTGGCAGTACGACGAAGCCACGGGGCAGTATTACCTGGCGCTGTTCGACAAGACGCAGGCGGACCTGAACTGGGAAAATCCGCAGGTGCGGCAGGAAGCGGCGGATCTGATGCGTTTCTGGGCGGACAAAGGCGTCGACGGGTTCCGGATGGACGTCATCAACCTGATCTCCAAAGATCAGAGCTTCCCCGACGACGACGGGTCGATCATGACGGGCGACGGCCGGCGGTATTACACGGACGGACCGCGGGTGCACGAGTATATCAAAGAGCTGTACGAGCGTGTCTACGGTCCGTACGATCTGATTACCGTCGGCGAGATGTCGTCGACGACGCTTCAGCACTGTATCCGGTATTCGAATCCGGCGGAACGCGAATTTTCCATGACGTTCAACTTCCACCATCTCAAGGTCGATTACCCGCAGGGCAAGAAGTGGGAACTGATGCCGTACGATTTCGAAGCGCTCAAGGGACTGCTGTCGTCCTGGCAGGTCGGCATGCAGGAAGGCGGCGGCTGGAACGCGCTGTTCTGGAACAACCACGACCAGCCGCGCGCGCTGTCGCGCTTCGCCGACGACGGCCGCTGCCGCGCCGCAAGCGCCAAGATGCTGGCGACCACGCTGCACGGCCTACAGGGCACGCCTTACGTGTTCCAGGGCGAAGAGATCGGCATGCCGAACCCGAACTGGAACGACATCTCCGAATTCCGGGACGTCGAATCGAAGAACATGTACCGCATCATGATCGAGATGGGCAAATCGCCCGAAGAAGCGTTCGATATTATCGCCAAGCGTTCCCGCGATAACGCCCGCACGCCGATGCAGTGGAATTACGGTCCGCAGGCCGGCTTTACCGACGGCACGCCGTGGATCAAAGTGGACGAACGCTATCCCGAGATCAACGTCAAAATGCAGCGCGAAGATCCGAACTCGGTCTTCAGCCATTACAAGAGACTGATCGCGCTGCGCAAGACCGAAGACGTGCTGACCGACGGCCGCTACGAGCGGCTCGACGAAGGACATCCGCAGGTGTTCGCCTACGCCCGCACGAACGGGTCGGACACGCTCATCGTCGCCTCGAACTTCAGCGGCGAAGCGGCGGAATTCGCGCTGCCGGAAGCGTACCTTGGACTGGCGGACGCACAAGCCGAGCTGCTGGTCGGTAATATGGCGGACGAGCCGGCCTGGGGCCGCATCCTCAAGCTGGAGTCGTACGCGTCGTTCATGTGGATCATCCGGGGGTAA
- the treP gene encoding PTS system trehalose-specific EIIBC component: MAVKREDVEKIVQAIGGKDNIEVATHCVTRLRFSLVDESKVDKQALDDNELAKGYFSTQGQFQVIIGPGIVDKAYEELIAITGGQRATKEDVKSAAIKHKSPVQQFIKTLSDIFIPLLPALVTAGLLLGINNLLTGKDIFFAGQALIEVYPQWADFAAIVNTIASTAFTFLPALVGWSAATRFGGSPLLGVVLGLILVNPGLLSAYDYASAVNEGTVPTWNLFGLQINAVGYQGQVLPMLVAAYVLVVIEKWLNRKVTDSLKLLVVAPVALLVTGFLAFVVIGPVTFTLGNWLTDGVVWLFDTVPWLGGLLYGGLYAPLVITGMHHTFLAVDLQLINSTGGTFLWPMLALSNIAQGAAALAMMFVIRSQKMKSLSATTSITAFLGVTEPAVFGVNVRFKYPLFMGMLGSALGGILLTMNDVRAFAVGVGGLPGFLAVNVENWGIFFIGMAICLVLPFVGTIVYGKIVTRKQAASGEEVEEDLAERDVKTVENAKSPIPSSGNTVVSHASTTGAAGTAGAAAAGQDAVNVLDLLAPIQGRAVPLENVPDPAFAEKQMGEGVAIEPSEGRVVAPFDATVAHVIDKSKHAVILEHATGVQVLIHVGIDTVGLKGSGFTAHVATGDVVKAGQLLLEFDRDIITAGGYATISPIIIPAGQDIVASIEELMGDTVAGKTPVLRIHLTGDED; the protein is encoded by the coding sequence ATGGCGGTAAAAAGAGAGGATGTCGAGAAGATTGTCCAGGCCATAGGCGGCAAGGACAATATCGAAGTCGCGACGCACTGCGTCACCCGGCTGCGCTTCTCGCTCGTGGACGAAAGCAAGGTCGACAAGCAGGCGCTGGACGATAACGAGCTGGCAAAAGGTTACTTTTCCACGCAGGGCCAGTTTCAGGTCATTATCGGGCCAGGGATCGTCGACAAAGCCTACGAAGAATTGATAGCGATTACCGGAGGCCAGCGCGCCACCAAAGAGGACGTCAAATCGGCGGCCATCAAGCATAAAAGTCCAGTCCAGCAGTTCATCAAGACGCTGTCCGATATCTTCATCCCGCTGCTCCCGGCGCTTGTTACGGCCGGCCTGCTGCTCGGGATCAACAACCTGCTCACGGGCAAAGACATCTTCTTCGCCGGGCAAGCCCTGATCGAAGTCTACCCGCAGTGGGCCGACTTCGCGGCGATCGTCAACACGATCGCAAGCACCGCGTTCACGTTCCTGCCGGCGCTCGTCGGCTGGTCGGCGGCGACGAGGTTCGGCGGCAGTCCGCTGCTCGGCGTCGTGCTCGGTCTGATTCTCGTCAATCCGGGCCTGCTGAGCGCGTACGATTACGCGTCGGCCGTCAATGAAGGCACGGTACCGACCTGGAATCTGTTCGGCCTGCAGATCAACGCGGTCGGGTATCAGGGACAGGTCCTGCCGATGCTCGTCGCGGCCTATGTACTGGTCGTGATCGAGAAATGGCTGAACCGCAAAGTCACCGATTCGCTCAAACTGCTCGTCGTCGCTCCTGTCGCCCTGCTCGTGACCGGCTTCCTGGCCTTCGTGGTCATCGGTCCGGTGACGTTCACACTCGGCAACTGGCTGACAGACGGCGTCGTCTGGCTGTTCGATACCGTTCCTTGGCTCGGCGGTCTGCTGTACGGCGGTCTGTACGCGCCGCTCGTGATCACGGGGATGCATCACACATTCCTCGCGGTCGATCTGCAGCTGATCAACTCGACCGGCGGCACGTTCCTCTGGCCGATGCTGGCGCTGTCCAACATCGCGCAGGGCGCCGCGGCGCTCGCCATGATGTTCGTCATCCGTTCGCAGAAAATGAAAAGTTTGTCCGCCACGACTTCCATTACGGCATTCCTCGGCGTTACCGAGCCGGCCGTATTCGGGGTTAACGTCCGCTTCAAATACCCGCTGTTCATGGGTATGCTCGGTTCCGCCCTCGGCGGTATCCTGCTGACGATGAACGACGTGCGCGCTTTCGCTGTCGGCGTCGGCGGCCTGCCGGGCTTCCTGGCCGTTAATGTCGAAAACTGGGGCATCTTCTTTATCGGCATGGCGATCTGCCTTGTGCTTCCGTTCGTCGGTACGATCGTTTACGGCAAAATCGTCACCCGCAAACAAGCCGCTTCCGGCGAAGAAGTCGAAGAAGACCTGGCGGAACGCGACGTGAAAACGGTAGAGAATGCGAAAAGCCCGATTCCGAGCAGCGGCAATACGGTCGTCTCGCATGCGTCGACGACAGGCGCTGCCGGTACCGCCGGTGCTGCTGCGGCAGGCCAAGACGCCGTCAACGTGCTCGATCTGCTGGCACCGATTCAAGGCCGCGCGGTTCCGCTCGAGAACGTGCCGGACCCGGCGTTCGCTGAGAAACAAATGGGCGAAGGCGTCGCGATCGAACCGTCCGAAGGACGCGTCGTCGCGCCGTTCGATGCGACGGTTGCCCACGTCATCGACAAGAGCAAGCATGCGGTCATTTTGGAACATGCGACCGGCGTGCAGGTGCTGATCCATGTCGGCATCGATACCGTCGGACTCAAAGGCAGCGGCTTCACGGCCCATGTCGCGACCGGCGACGTCGTCAAAGCCGGCCAGCTGCTGCTTGAATTCGACCGCGATATCATTACCGCGGGCGGATACGCCACGATCTCGCCGATCATCATTCCGGCAGGGCAGGATATCGTCGCAAGCATCGAAGAGCTGATGGGCGATACGGTAGCCGGCAAGACGCCGGTGCTGCGCATCCATCTGACGGGCGACGAAGACTGA
- a CDS encoding NADP-dependent oxidoreductase, translating to MVARQTGVPNDSQMKAAVYRQYGGPEQIRVERVARPIPGEGEVLIRVAGSGFNVVDTLLRAGHMSGSFPQTFPFIPNIELSGTVEALGTGVTKWQLGAQVYTSMTLTDSGGAAEFAIARAEELAAVPRSIDLADAGGVPLCALTAWQLLFEHGSLERGQRVLIVGASGSVGYYAVQLSRIADAYVVATASPSFVEAVYGLGADEVLDYSKPNWTAESKAPFDLIVNASPAQPEQVNSWLRLLRQGGTLVSAWSPVDEAEARRLHVNGKLVYMHNSTQQLTDIARWIEDGVLRTKIDERAGLEQVAELHARSDAGKLRGKVLIVPAGLD from the coding sequence ATGGTAGCCAGACAAACCGGAGTTCCAAACGATTCGCAGATGAAGGCCGCCGTCTATCGGCAGTATGGAGGACCCGAGCAGATTAGGGTCGAACGTGTGGCCCGGCCGATTCCGGGCGAAGGCGAAGTCCTGATCCGGGTCGCGGGAAGCGGATTTAACGTGGTCGATACCCTTCTGAGGGCCGGGCATATGAGCGGTTCTTTTCCGCAGACGTTTCCTTTTATACCCAATATCGAACTGTCGGGGACGGTTGAAGCTTTGGGGACCGGCGTAACGAAATGGCAGCTTGGCGCGCAGGTGTATACATCCATGACTCTGACCGACAGCGGCGGAGCGGCGGAGTTTGCGATTGCACGGGCGGAAGAACTCGCGGCCGTCCCGCGTTCGATCGATCTGGCGGATGCCGGAGGCGTGCCGCTATGTGCGCTGACCGCTTGGCAGCTGCTGTTCGAACACGGTTCGCTGGAACGCGGACAGCGGGTACTGATCGTCGGCGCATCGGGCAGCGTTGGCTATTATGCGGTCCAACTTTCGCGAATCGCGGATGCTTACGTGGTCGCTACGGCCTCGCCTTCTTTTGTCGAAGCCGTCTACGGGTTGGGAGCCGATGAGGTCCTCGACTATTCGAAGCCAAATTGGACAGCCGAATCGAAAGCCCCGTTCGATTTGATCGTGAACGCGTCGCCCGCGCAGCCGGAACAGGTGAACAGCTGGCTGCGGCTGCTTCGCCAGGGCGGTACGCTCGTCAGCGCCTGGTCCCCCGTTGATGAAGCAGAAGCCCGGCGCCTGCATGTGAACGGCAAGCTGGTCTATATGCATAATAGCACTCAGCAGCTTACGGATATTGCCCGTTGGATCGAAGACGGCGTTCTCCGCACCAAAATCGACGAACGCGCCGGATTGGAACAGGTTGCGGAGCTGCATGCGCGAAGCGACGCAGGCAAGCTTCGGGGTAAAGTGCTGATCGTGCCTGCAGGGTTGGATTGA
- the treR gene encoding trehalose operon repressor, with protein MNKNIFSQIYGDYTQRIETGLLKTGVKLPSEHEIAEEYGTSRETVRKALHLLSQNGYIHKIRGKGSFVLDMNRMEFPISGLVSFKELSERLGRTVRTLVHETACVPCPRNVARQLQIAEQEPIWKVVRAREIEGEKVILDKDYFLASVIPELTEEIASQSIYAYLEGQLSLKIAYAKKEISVEQVSDEDKRLLDLARDTHIVVVRNYVHLEDTTLFQYTESRHRLDKFQFVDFARRVQAEE; from the coding sequence ATGAATAAAAATATCTTTTCGCAAATTTATGGCGATTATACGCAGCGGATCGAGACGGGTCTGCTCAAGACCGGCGTTAAGCTGCCTTCCGAACACGAGATCGCGGAAGAATACGGCACGTCGAGAGAGACCGTTCGCAAAGCGCTGCATCTGCTGTCGCAAAACGGCTATATCCACAAAATCAGGGGCAAAGGTTCGTTCGTGCTCGACATGAACCGGATGGAATTTCCGATCTCCGGCCTCGTGAGCTTCAAGGAGCTGTCGGAACGTCTCGGACGTACCGTGCGTACGCTCGTGCACGAGACGGCCTGCGTGCCGTGCCCGAGAAACGTGGCGCGCCAACTGCAAATTGCGGAGCAGGAACCGATCTGGAAAGTCGTCCGCGCCCGGGAGATCGAAGGGGAAAAAGTCATTTTGGACAAAGATTATTTTCTCGCTTCCGTCATCCCCGAGCTGACCGAGGAGATTGCGAGCCAATCGATCTACGCGTATCTGGAAGGCCAACTGTCGCTCAAGATCGCCTATGCCAAAAAAGAAATTTCGGTGGAACAAGTGTCGGACGAAGACAAGCGGCTGCTGGACCTGGCCCGCGATACGCATATCGTCGTCGTCCGCAACTACGTGCATCTGGAAGACACGACGCTGTTCCAGTACACGGAATCCCGGCATCGGCTGGACAAGTTCCAGTTCGTCGATTTCGCGCGGCGGGTGCAGGCGGAGGAGTGA